From the Ralstonia wenshanensis genome, the window GGCCGCAACTGAATTTCGGGGTGCCTTGGCTGACCTACGGCCGGCTACGCCCTCTGCACACGAATGCCGTCATCTTTGCGTTTGGCGGCAGCGCGCTGTTTGCGACGTCTTACTACATCGTGCAGCGTACCTGCCAGGTGCGTCTGCTTTCCGACAAGCTTGCTGCCTTCACGTTCTGGGGCTGGCAGGCAGTGATCGTGGCGGCTGCCATCACGCTGCCGCTGGGCTACACAAGCTCGAAGGAATACGCCGAACTCGAATGGCCGATCGACATCCTGATCACCGTGGTGTGGGTGGCTTACGCGATCGTGTTCTTCGGCACAATCGCCAAGCGCAAGACCCGGCACATCTACGTGGCCAACTGGTTCTTCGGCGCCTACATCATCACGATTGCTCTGTTGCATATCGTCAACAACGCTGAATTGCCGGTGTCGATGTGGAAGTCGTACTCGGCCTATGCCGGCGTGCAGGATGCGATGGTGCAATGGTGGTATGGCCACAACGCAGTGGGCTTCTTCCTGACCACCAGCTTCCTGGGCATGATGTATTACTTCGTGCCCAAGCAGGCCGAACGCCCGATCTATTCGTATCGCCTCTCGATCGTCCACTTCTGGGCGCTGAACTTCACCTACATGTGGGCGGGTCCGCACCACCTCCAATACACGTCGCTGCCCGACTGGGCGCAGTCGCTGGGCATGGTGTTCTCGCTCATTCTGCTGGCACCGTCGTGGGGCGGCATGATCAACGGGATCATGACCCTGTCGGGTGCCTGGCACAAACTGCGCACCGATCCGATCCTGAAGTTCCTCGTGGTGGCGCTGTCGTTCTACGGCATGGCCACGTTCGAGGGCTCGATGATGTCCATCAAGACTGTGAATGCGCTGTCGCACTACACCGACTGGACGATCGGCCACGTGCACTCCGGCGCCCTGGGCTGGGTGGCGATGATCACCATCGGTTCGATGTACTACATGATTCCGCGCCTGTTCGGTCAGCAGAAGATGTACAGCACGCGTTTGATCGAGGTCCACTTC encodes:
- the ccoN gene encoding cytochrome-c oxidase, cbb3-type subunit I encodes the protein MQSSSALQPTQTFNYRVVRQFSIMTIVWGIVGMAVGALIAAQLIWPQLNFGVPWLTYGRLRPLHTNAVIFAFGGSALFATSYYIVQRTCQVRLLSDKLAAFTFWGWQAVIVAAAITLPLGYTSSKEYAELEWPIDILITVVWVAYAIVFFGTIAKRKTRHIYVANWFFGAYIITIALLHIVNNAELPVSMWKSYSAYAGVQDAMVQWWYGHNAVGFFLTTSFLGMMYYFVPKQAERPIYSYRLSIVHFWALNFTYMWAGPHHLQYTSLPDWAQSLGMVFSLILLAPSWGGMINGIMTLSGAWHKLRTDPILKFLVVALSFYGMATFEGSMMSIKTVNALSHYTDWTIGHVHSGALGWVAMITIGSMYYMIPRLFGQQKMYSTRLIEVHFWVATIGVVLYIAAMWVAGVMQGLMWRATEADGTLTYSFVEAVKATYPFYLIRLAGGLCFLGGMLLMAFNVFKTIQGSKAIDAPIPQSAQTPMVAAQ